One region of Oxalobacteraceae bacterium OTU3CAMAD1 genomic DNA includes:
- a CDS encoding WecB/TagA/CpsF family glycosyltransferase, which yields MIANETMVAAPAPRTDFQRDVYCVLGLPFDALTLEQARDQLLADARAGRRNFFSTPNLNFLVTSLRDTAFRDSVLRSDLSFADGMPIIWMARALDIPLRHRVAGSTVFELLRAQREQPLKVYFFGGPDGVARRAGDVLNADGGALRCVGAHAPGFGSIEDMSSPALMAQINATEPDFVLVALGAKRGQAWIERNLGALDAPLISHLGAVINFVAGTIVQAPSRVSGLGLEWLWRIKEEPALWRRYWQDGLALLGLLVKRVLPGVLAARRARAARDRQPAPSVDVRTENGVRRLTLGGAWHAGNLAPLRLALTAATATRADIVLDLTAVSALDSATVALLMLLYGHQSKIGRGYEPVGANKALQRALTLHCAEYLLTPLPVTAAVARA from the coding sequence GTGATAGCGAATGAAACAATGGTGGCCGCGCCGGCCCCGCGTACCGACTTCCAGCGCGACGTCTATTGTGTGCTGGGCCTGCCGTTCGACGCCCTGACCTTGGAGCAGGCGCGCGACCAGCTGCTGGCCGACGCCCGCGCCGGACGGCGTAACTTCTTCTCGACGCCCAATCTGAACTTCCTCGTCACCAGCCTGCGCGACACCGCCTTCCGCGACTCGGTGCTGCGCTCGGACCTGTCGTTCGCCGACGGCATGCCGATCATCTGGATGGCGCGCGCGCTGGACATCCCGCTGCGCCACCGCGTGGCCGGCTCGACCGTGTTCGAGTTGCTGCGGGCGCAGCGCGAACAACCGCTGAAGGTGTATTTCTTCGGCGGTCCGGACGGCGTGGCGCGCCGCGCCGGCGACGTGCTCAACGCGGACGGCGGCGCGCTGCGCTGCGTCGGCGCCCACGCGCCCGGCTTCGGCAGCATCGAGGACATGAGTTCGCCCGCGCTGATGGCGCAGATCAACGCCACCGAGCCGGATTTCGTGCTGGTGGCGCTGGGCGCCAAGCGCGGCCAGGCCTGGATCGAACGCAACCTCGGCGCGCTCGACGCGCCGCTGATCAGCCACCTGGGCGCGGTGATCAACTTCGTCGCCGGCACCATCGTGCAGGCGCCGTCGCGGGTCAGCGGACTGGGACTGGAATGGTTGTGGCGCATCAAGGAAGAGCCGGCGCTGTGGCGGCGCTACTGGCAGGACGGTCTCGCCCTGCTGGGATTGCTGGTCAAGCGGGTGCTGCCGGGTGTGCTGGCCGCGCGCCGGGCACGGGCCGCGCGCGACCGCCAGCCGGCGCCGTCGGTCGATGTGCGCACCGAGAACGGCGTGCGCCGTTTGACCCTGGGCGGGGCCTGGCATGCGGGCAATCTGGCGCCGCTGCGGCTGGCGCTGACGGCGGCCACGGCCACGCGCGCGGATATCGTCCTGGATTTGACGGCCGTTAGCGCGCTCGACAGCGCGACCGTGGCGCTGTTGATGCTGCTGTATGGCCACCAGTCGAAGATCGGCCGGGGGTATGAACCGGTCGGGGCCAACAAGGCCTTGCAGCGCGCGCTGACCTTGCATTGCGCGGAGTATTTGTTGACGCCGTTGCCGGTGACGGCGGCTGTGGCACGGGCCTGA
- a CDS encoding glycosyltransferase family 2 protein, with the protein MTFLLATLLSLMLAVVLIPVLLLLLQTLLAAAPLGAPPAAAGRRPRVAILVPAHNEEAGVGATIASLQPQLVEGDRILVVADNCSDDTAGAVRRAGAEARERFDTERRGKGYALDFGVRCLEADAPEVVIIVDADCIAAPGAIDRLAREALASGRPVQALYLMEMPAGGGLMKKIGQFAWVVKNLVRPLGYHRLGLPCQLMGTGMAFTWPMISQAALASGHIVEDMKLGMDLALAGKAPLFSPHALVTSSFAASAEGADSQRTRWEHGHMSMIASEALPLLLRGLLRGRIMVVALALDMCVPPLALLALIAMALSAVALVFSLFTGAGLPLLLALLTMAGFGAAVLLAWARHGRGILSAGDLLMAVFYIFKKIPLYCRFFINRQVEWVRSKRDSE; encoded by the coding sequence ATGACGTTTTTGCTGGCAACGCTGTTATCCCTGATGCTGGCCGTGGTGCTGATCCCGGTGCTGCTGCTGCTGCTGCAAACGCTGCTGGCGGCCGCGCCGCTGGGCGCGCCACCGGCCGCCGCCGGCCGCCGCCCGCGCGTGGCGATCCTGGTCCCCGCCCATAACGAGGAAGCCGGCGTTGGTGCAACAATTGCCAGCCTGCAACCCCAACTGGTGGAAGGCGACCGCATCCTGGTGGTGGCCGACAATTGCAGCGACGACACCGCCGGCGCCGTGCGCCGTGCCGGCGCCGAGGCGCGCGAGCGCTTCGACACCGAACGCCGCGGCAAGGGCTACGCGCTCGACTTCGGCGTGCGCTGCCTGGAGGCCGACGCCCCCGAGGTGGTCATCATCGTCGACGCCGACTGCATCGCCGCGCCCGGCGCCATCGACCGCCTGGCGCGCGAGGCGCTCGCCAGCGGCCGCCCGGTGCAGGCGCTGTATCTGATGGAGATGCCCGCCGGCGGCGGCCTGATGAAGAAAATCGGCCAGTTCGCCTGGGTCGTCAAGAACCTGGTGCGCCCGCTCGGCTACCACCGCCTCGGCCTGCCGTGCCAGTTGATGGGCACCGGCATGGCCTTCACCTGGCCGATGATCAGCCAGGCGGCGCTGGCCAGCGGCCACATCGTCGAAGACATGAAACTGGGCATGGACCTGGCGCTGGCCGGCAAGGCTCCGCTGTTCAGCCCGCACGCGCTGGTCACCAGCAGCTTCGCCGCCAGCGCCGAGGGCGCCGACAGCCAGCGCACCCGCTGGGAGCACGGGCACATGAGCATGATCGCCTCCGAGGCGCTGCCGCTGCTGTTGCGCGGCCTGCTGCGCGGACGCATCATGGTGGTGGCCTTGGCGCTGGACATGTGCGTGCCGCCGCTGGCGCTGCTGGCGCTGATCGCCATGGCGCTCAGCGCGGTGGCGCTGGTGTTCAGCCTGTTCACCGGCGCCGGCCTGCCGCTGCTGCTGGCCTTGCTGACGATGGCCGGCTTCGGCGCGGCCGTGCTGCTGGCCTGGGCGCGCCACGGACGGGGCATCCTCAGCGCCGGCGATCTGCTGATGGCGGTGTTTTACATCTTCAAGAAGATTCCGCTGTATTGCCGCTTTTTTATTAACCGTCAGGTCGAATGGGTGAGGTCTAAACGTGATAGCGAATGA
- a CDS encoding mannose-1-phosphate guanylyltransferase/mannose-6-phosphate isomerase translates to MKLYPVILSGGAGTRLWPLSRAVLPKQLLPLVSDRTMLQETVLRLKGGAELQAPLIVCGNEHRFMVAEQLREIGVTPLGIMLESAGRNTAPAVAAAAEYLRAIDPEALMLVLPADHVITDRAAFHAAIASAAQLAGEGALATFGVVPTAPETGYGYIHRGAAVGAAYKVDRFVEKPDQAKAQSFLDDGAYYWNSGMFLFRAERYLSELAEFAPAIAAAAATAVQKAYRDMDFCRLDEAAFAASPSDSIDYAVMERTQHAVVVPADIGWSDVGSWSALRDVLPHDAAGNATRGDVYLDGVNNSLVRAESRIVALVGVSDLVVVETADAVLVAHKDQVQRVKQVVEHLKTTERTEHLHHTKVYRPWGCYEGIDIGERFQVKRITVNPGGKLSLQMHHHRAEHWIVVSGTARVTCGDSVTLLSENQSTYIPIGMNHRLENPGKLPLHLIEVQSGSYLGEDDIVRFEDVYQRT, encoded by the coding sequence ATGAAACTCTACCCAGTGATCCTGTCCGGCGGCGCCGGCACCCGTTTGTGGCCGCTGTCGCGCGCCGTGTTGCCAAAGCAATTGTTGCCCTTGGTATCGGACCGCACGATGCTGCAGGAAACCGTGCTGCGCCTCAAGGGCGGGGCCGAGTTGCAGGCGCCGCTGATCGTCTGCGGTAACGAGCACCGCTTCATGGTGGCCGAGCAGTTGCGCGAGATCGGCGTCACGCCGCTGGGCATCATGCTCGAATCGGCCGGGCGCAACACGGCGCCGGCGGTGGCCGCCGCCGCCGAGTACCTGCGCGCCATCGATCCGGAGGCGCTGATGCTGGTGCTGCCGGCCGACCACGTGATCACCGACCGCGCCGCCTTCCACGCCGCCATCGCCAGCGCCGCCCAGTTGGCGGGCGAGGGCGCGCTGGCCACCTTCGGCGTGGTGCCGACCGCGCCGGAAACCGGTTACGGCTATATCCACCGCGGCGCGGCCGTCGGCGCGGCGTATAAAGTCGACCGCTTCGTCGAAAAGCCGGACCAGGCCAAGGCCCAGTCCTTCCTCGACGACGGCGCCTATTATTGGAACAGCGGCATGTTCCTGTTCCGCGCCGAGCGTTATTTGAGCGAGCTGGCCGAATTCGCGCCGGCCATCGCCGCCGCCGCCGCGACGGCGGTGCAAAAAGCCTACCGCGACATGGACTTCTGCCGCCTGGACGAAGCCGCCTTTGCGGCCAGCCCGTCCGATTCGATCGACTACGCCGTCATGGAGCGCACGCAGCACGCGGTGGTGGTGCCGGCCGACATCGGCTGGAGCGACGTCGGTTCGTGGTCGGCCTTGCGCGACGTGCTGCCGCATGACGCGGCCGGCAACGCCACGCGCGGCGACGTTTATCTGGACGGCGTGAACAATTCGCTGGTGCGCGCCGAGAGCCGCATCGTGGCGCTGGTCGGCGTCAGCGACCTGGTGGTGGTCGAGACCGCCGACGCGGTGCTGGTGGCGCACAAGGACCAGGTGCAGCGGGTCAAGCAGGTGGTCGAGCATTTGAAGACGACCGAGCGCACCGAGCATTTGCACCACACCAAGGTGTACCGTCCGTGGGGTTGCTACGAGGGCATCGACATCGGCGAGCGTTTCCAGGTCAAGCGCATCACGGTCAATCCGGGCGGCAAGCTGTCGCTGCAGATGCACCACCATCGCGCCGAACACTGGATCGTGGTCAGCGGCACGGCACGCGTGACGTGCGGCGACAGCGTCACCTTGCTGTCGGAAAACCAGTCGACCTATATTCCGATCGGCATGAACCACCGTCTGGAAAACCCTGGCAAATTGCCGCTGCACCTGATCGAGGTGCAGTCCGGCAGCTACCTGGGCGAGGACGACATCGTCCGCTTCGAGGACGTCTACCAGCGCACCTGA
- a CDS encoding TIGR03790 family protein has translation MRATPWYTKQKTALGAAINALGLTLAGPAAAALAPSQLALVVNDDEPNSVAIGALYRDARGIPEKNIVHVRIPKSPRQLTPEQFAPLRQQILERLGPDIRAVLMVWTAPYAVGCNSITSALTLGYDAAQCSAPCGPGKPSGWFAADQVSPAMAAMKISMLMPTGSVPLAKELIARGGTRYFRFPAASAYYLTTSDSLRSVRARLFPPAGKVASHDLTIKRLNADALEDAQDIMFYQTGMVKVDKLDTLRFLPGALADHLTSTGGDLLGEGQMSSLRWLEAGATASYGTVSEPCNHVQKFPHPTVLLKRYLSGDSAIEAYWKSVAWPAQGVFIGDPLAAPYSR, from the coding sequence GTGCGCGCCACGCCCTGGTACACAAAGCAGAAAACCGCCCTCGGGGCCGCCATCAACGCCTTGGGCCTGACCCTGGCCGGGCCGGCCGCCGCCGCGCTGGCGCCGTCCCAACTGGCGCTGGTCGTCAATGACGACGAACCCAACAGCGTCGCCATCGGCGCGCTCTACCGCGACGCCCGCGGCATTCCCGAAAAAAATATCGTCCACGTGCGCATCCCCAAGTCGCCGCGCCAGCTCACGCCGGAGCAATTCGCCCCGCTGCGCCAGCAAATCCTCGAGCGGCTCGGCCCCGACATCCGCGCCGTGCTCATGGTGTGGACCGCGCCGTACGCGGTCGGCTGCAATTCCATCACCTCGGCGCTGACCCTAGGCTACGACGCCGCCCAGTGTTCGGCCCCTTGCGGTCCGGGCAAGCCCAGCGGCTGGTTCGCCGCCGACCAGGTCTCGCCGGCCATGGCGGCAATGAAGATCAGCATGCTGATGCCGACCGGCTCGGTACCGCTGGCCAAGGAGCTCATCGCCCGTGGCGGGACCCGCTATTTCCGTTTCCCGGCCGCCAGCGCCTATTACCTGACCACTTCCGACAGCCTGCGCAGCGTGCGCGCGCGACTGTTCCCGCCGGCCGGCAAGGTGGCCTCGCACGATCTGACGATCAAGCGGCTCAACGCCGACGCCCTCGAGGATGCGCAGGACATCATGTTCTACCAGACCGGCATGGTCAAAGTCGACAAACTGGACACGCTGCGTTTCCTGCCGGGCGCGCTGGCCGACCATTTGACGTCGACCGGCGGCGACCTGCTGGGGGAGGGCCAGATGAGCAGCCTGCGCTGGCTCGAGGCCGGCGCCACGGCCAGCTACGGCACCGTCTCCGAACCGTGCAACCACGTGCAGAAATTCCCCCATCCGACGGTGCTGCTCAAGCGCTACCTGAGCGGCGATAGCGCCATCGAGGCCTATTGGAAAAGTGTGGCCTGGCCGGCGCAGGGCGTGTTCATCGGCGATCCGTTGGCGGCGCCGTATTCACGTTGA
- a CDS encoding mannose-1-phosphate guanylyltransferase/mannose-6-phosphate isomerase, with protein sequence MKIYPVILSGGAGTRLWPLSRAVLPKQLLPLVSDRTMLQETVLRLKGGAELQAPLIVCGNEHRFMVAEQLREIGVTPLGIMLESAGRNTAPAVAAAAEYLRAIDPEALMLVLPADHVITDRAAFHAAIASAAQLAGEGALATFGVVPTAPETGYGYIHRGAAVGAAYKVDRFVEKPDQAKAQSFLDDGAYYWNSGMFLFRAERYLSELAEFAPAIAAAAATAVQKAYRDMDFCRLDEAAFAASPSDSIDYAVMERTQHAVVVPADIGWSDVGSWSALRDVLPHDAAGNATRGDVYLDGVNNSLVRAESRIVALVGVSDLVVVETADAVLVAHKDQVQRVKQVVEHLKTTERTEHLHHTKVYRPWGCYEGIDIGERFQVKRITVNPGGKLSLQMHHHRAEHWIVVSGTARVTCGDSVTLLSENQSTYIPIGMNHRLENPGKLPLELIEVQSGSYLGEDDIVRFEDVYQRV encoded by the coding sequence ATGAAAATTTACCCAGTAATCCTGTCCGGCGGCGCCGGCACCCGTTTGTGGCCGCTGTCGCGCGCCGTGTTGCCAAAGCAATTGTTGCCCTTGGTATCGGACCGCACGATGTTGCAGGAAACCGTGCTGCGCCTCAAGGGCGGGGCCGAGTTGCAGGCGCCGCTGATCGTCTGCGGTAACGAGCACCGCTTCATGGTGGCCGAGCAGTTGCGCGAGATCGGCGTCACGCCGCTGGGCATCATGCTCGAATCGGCCGGGCGCAACACGGCGCCGGCGGTGGCCGCCGCCGCCGAGTACCTGCGCGCCATCGATCCGGAGGCGCTGATGCTGGTGCTGCCGGCCGACCACGTGATCACCGACCGCGCCGCCTTCCACGCCGCCATCGCCAGCGCCGCCCAGTTGGCGGGCGAGGGCGCGCTGGCCACCTTCGGCGTGGTGCCGACCGCGCCGGAGACCGGCTACGGCTACATCCATCGCGGCGCGGCCGTCGGCGCCGCGTATAAAGTCGACCGCTTCGTCGAAAAGCCGGACCAGGCCAAGGCCCAGTCCTTCCTCGACGACGGGGCCTATTATTGGAACAGCGGCATGTTCCTGTTCCGCGCCGAGCGTTATTTGAGCGAGCTGGCCGAATTCGCGCCGGCCATCGCCGCCGCCGCCGCGACGGCGGTGCAAAAAGCCTACCGCGACATGGACTTCTGCCGCCTGGACGAAGCCGCCTTTGCGGCCAGCCCGTCCGATTCGATCGACTACGCCGTCATGGAGCGCACGCAGCACGCGGTGGTGGTGCCGGCCGACATCGGCTGGAGCGACGTCGGTTCGTGGTCGGCCTTGCGCGACGTGCTGCCGCATGACGCGGCCGGCAACGCCACGCGCGGCGACGTTTATCTGGACGGCGTGAACAATTCGCTGGTGCGTGCCGAGAGCCGCATCGTGGCGCTGGTCGGCGTCAGCGACCTGGTGGTGGTCGAGACCGCCGACGCGGTGCTGGTGGCGCACAAGGACCAGGTGCAGCGGGTCAAGCAGGTGGTCGAGCATTTGAAGACGACCGAGCGCACCGAGCATTTGCACCACACCAAGGTGTACCGTCCGTGGGGTTGCTACGAGGGCATCGACATCGGCGAGCGTTTCCAGGTCAAGCGCATCACGGTCAATCCGGGCGGCAAGCTGTCGCTGCAGATGCACCACCATCGCGCCGAACACTGGATCGTGGTCAGCGGCACGGCACGCGTGACGTGCGGCGACAGCGTCACCTTGCTGTCGGAAAACCAGTCGACCTATATTCCGATCGGCATGAACCACCGTCTGGAAAACCCGGGCAAACTGCCGCTGGAGCTGATTGAGGTGCAGTCCGGCAGCTACCTGGGCGAGGACGACATCGTCCGCTTCGAGGATGTCTACCAGCGCGTCTGA
- a CDS encoding ExeM/NucH family extracellular endonuclease — translation MKTLRIPSVPRAMATPGRRTLIAAALSAVLSAPALAASPVVISQVYGGGGNSGATFKNDFIELFNRGDAAVDITGWSVQYASAGGSSWAVSKVTGNVTLQPGQYFLLQQSAGSGGSESLPTPDTLGSLAMGGSAGKVALVNNSTALSGAAPASASLMDLLGYNAGFFEGANGPGLSNTTAALRAAGGCTDTDNNASDFATGAPTPRNSATALRPCGVPQAPPIVASCPANLAPAFGIDGSAELSATDADGIVNSAAITAGAVPGISLVNFLAAGTAGGTASASLNVAASVQAGSYPVVVTFGNDQAQQAICNINVTVAAPATLTHTIPQIQGSGDTSPYAGTVQTTEGVVTAKVGTSFFIQDENGDGDPSTSDGLFVFTTAANTGTVQIGDRVRISGTVTDYAPVAGGRVYTELTAVTAIVKLAGGIAVTPTNIALPHPNLGQLEGMLVRFTSPLTVNQLQYLGDRGEVTLAAGRLETATNKYRAGTPEAIALAAANARNQIILDDGIFTTPSVIPYLGADGSLRAGDTVDNLTGVIDFGAKGGGGAGFKLQPTVAPVFSQDNPRPAAPVLAAGNVKVASANVLNYFTTFTNGADITGATGQGCVIGGGAPARSNCRGADNIAEFNRQSVKIVGELKALDADVYGLMEIQNSGDYSVAKLVDALNEAISPGTGLKTYAVVPQPPATGTDAIRVAMIYKPATLTLVGNALSDADAINNRPPMAQTFKAANGGKFSLVVNHLKSKGSCPAPSNVDGDKGDGQSCWNATRVQQAQRLVDVFVPQVVAAAGDAKVLLIGDFNAYGHEDPVQAIINKGYVNQLERYIRGAGAMPYSYVFNGEAGYLDHALASAALNASVVDAAEWHNNADEPTVVDYNLDGKPQDKYTAAPYRASDHDPVVVSLNLPAPALDVTAGVRGVGSGLVFTRLTGRWSGNYAVTNTGTSPISGPLQIELGGLAAGVTVLNASGSHNGAPYITANVGSLAPGATITVPLSFTKTGAAGISYTAKIYSGNF, via the coding sequence ATGAAAACTCTCCGCATTCCGTCCGTCCCCCGCGCCATGGCCACCCCGGGCCGCCGCACCCTGATCGCCGCCGCCCTGTCGGCGGTCTTGTCGGCGCCCGCGCTGGCCGCCTCGCCGGTCGTCATCAGCCAGGTCTATGGGGGCGGGGGCAATTCCGGCGCTACGTTCAAAAACGATTTCATTGAATTGTTCAACCGTGGCGATGCGGCGGTCGACATCACCGGCTGGAGCGTGCAGTACGCCAGCGCCGGCGGCAGCAGCTGGGCGGTCAGCAAGGTAACCGGCAATGTCACCCTGCAGCCGGGCCAGTATTTCCTGCTGCAGCAATCGGCCGGCAGCGGCGGCTCCGAGAGCCTGCCGACCCCGGATACCCTGGGTTCGCTGGCGATGGGCGGCAGCGCCGGCAAGGTCGCGCTGGTCAACAACAGCACCGCGCTGAGCGGCGCCGCGCCGGCTAGCGCCTCGCTGATGGACCTGCTTGGCTATAACGCCGGCTTCTTCGAGGGCGCCAACGGCCCCGGCCTGAGCAACACCACCGCTGCGCTGCGCGCCGCCGGCGGCTGCACCGACACCGACAACAACGCCAGCGACTTCGCCACCGGCGCGCCGACCCCGCGCAACAGCGCCACCGCCTTGCGTCCGTGCGGCGTGCCGCAGGCGCCGCCCATCGTCGCCAGCTGCCCGGCCAATCTGGCGCCGGCCTTCGGCATCGACGGCAGCGCCGAGCTGAGCGCCACCGACGCCGACGGCATCGTCAACAGCGCCGCCATCACGGCCGGCGCCGTGCCCGGCATCAGCCTGGTCAACTTCCTGGCGGCCGGCACCGCCGGCGGCACCGCCAGCGCCAGCCTGAATGTGGCTGCCAGCGTGCAGGCCGGCAGCTATCCGGTGGTCGTCACCTTCGGCAACGACCAGGCCCAGCAGGCCATCTGCAATATCAACGTCACGGTCGCCGCGCCGGCCACCCTGACCCACACGATTCCGCAAATCCAGGGCAGCGGCGACACCAGCCCGTACGCCGGCACCGTCCAGACCACCGAGGGCGTCGTCACCGCCAAGGTCGGCACCAGCTTCTTCATCCAGGACGAGAACGGCGACGGCGATCCGTCGACCTCCGACGGCCTGTTCGTCTTCACCACCGCCGCCAACACCGGCACCGTGCAGATCGGCGACCGCGTGCGCATCAGTGGCACCGTCACCGACTACGCGCCGGTGGCAGGCGGCCGCGTCTACACCGAACTGACCGCCGTCACCGCCATCGTCAAGCTGGCCGGCGGCATCGCCGTCACGCCGACCAATATCGCCTTGCCGCACCCGAACCTGGGCCAGCTCGAAGGCATGCTGGTGCGCTTCACGTCGCCGCTGACGGTCAACCAGCTGCAATACCTGGGCGACCGCGGCGAAGTGACGCTGGCCGCCGGCCGGCTGGAGACGGCGACCAATAAATACCGCGCCGGCACGCCGGAGGCGATCGCGCTGGCGGCCGCCAACGCGCGCAACCAGATCATCCTCGACGACGGCATCTTCACCACGCCGAGCGTGATCCCCTACCTGGGCGCGGACGGCTCGCTGCGCGCCGGCGACACGGTCGACAACCTGACCGGCGTGATCGACTTCGGCGCCAAGGGCGGCGGCGGGGCGGGCTTCAAGCTGCAGCCGACGGTCGCGCCGGTGTTCTCGCAGGACAATCCGCGTCCGGCCGCGCCCGTGCTGGCCGCCGGCAACGTCAAGGTCGCCAGCGCCAACGTGCTGAACTACTTCACCACCTTCACCAACGGCGCCGACATCACCGGCGCCACCGGCCAGGGTTGCGTGATCGGCGGCGGCGCGCCGGCGCGCTCGAACTGCCGTGGCGCCGACAATATCGCCGAGTTCAACCGTCAAAGCGTCAAGATCGTCGGCGAGCTCAAGGCGCTCGACGCCGACGTCTACGGCCTGATGGAGATCCAGAACAGCGGCGATTACTCGGTCGCCAAACTGGTCGACGCGCTCAACGAGGCGATCTCGCCGGGCACCGGCCTGAAGACCTACGCGGTCGTGCCGCAACCGCCGGCCACCGGCACCGACGCCATCCGCGTGGCGATGATCTACAAGCCGGCCACCCTGACCCTTGTGGGCAACGCGCTGTCGGACGCCGATGCCATCAACAACCGTCCGCCGATGGCGCAAACCTTCAAGGCGGCCAACGGCGGCAAGTTCTCGCTGGTGGTCAACCACCTGAAGTCCAAGGGCAGCTGCCCGGCGCCGTCGAACGTCGACGGCGACAAGGGCGACGGCCAGAGCTGCTGGAACGCGACCCGCGTGCAGCAGGCCCAGCGCCTGGTGGACGTGTTCGTGCCGCAGGTGGTGGCCGCCGCCGGCGACGCCAAGGTGCTGCTGATCGGCGACTTCAACGCCTACGGCCACGAGGATCCGGTGCAGGCCATCATCAACAAGGGCTATGTCAACCAGCTCGAGCGCTACATCCGCGGCGCCGGCGCGATGCCGTATTCCTACGTCTTCAACGGCGAAGCAGGCTACCTGGACCACGCGCTGGCCAGCGCCGCGCTCAACGCCTCGGTGGTCGACGCGGCCGAGTGGCACAACAATGCCGACGAGCCGACCGTCGTCGACTACAACCTCGACGGCAAGCCGCAGGACAAGTACACGGCAGCGCCGTACCGCGCCTCCGACCACGACCCGGTGGTCGTCAGCCTGAACCTGCCGGCGCCGGCGCTCGACGTCACCGCCGGCGTGCGCGGCGTCGGCTCGGGCCTGGTGTTCACGCGCCTGACCGGCCGCTGGAGCGGCAACTACGCCGTCACCAACACGGGTACCAGCCCGATCAGCGGTCCGCTGCAGATCGAGCTGGGCGGCCTGGCGGCCGGCGTGACCGTGCTCAACGCCAGCGGCAGCCACAATGGCGCGCCGTACATCACCGCCAACGTCGGCTCGCTGGCGCCAGGCGCCACCATCACCGTCCCGCTGAGTTTTACCAAGACCGGCGCGGCCGGCATCAGCTACACGGCCAAAATTTACAGCGGCAATTTCTAA
- a CDS encoding FxDxF family PEP-CTERM protein: MKLKHIFAALLAAASFNAMAADQSVQIYVTPPTSDMNHFNGKSVAGDGILSGGSDIITFTGLAAGYYMIDVSISGQNLSWSAQSNLNGVPGELTSAGKGRYAFFSSSPASSFTLNLFGTAMTGATYSGDVTVTAVPEAETYAMMLGGLGLLGFMARRRKAKNAA, from the coding sequence ATGAAACTGAAACACATCTTCGCCGCTCTGCTGGCCGCCGCTTCGTTCAACGCCATGGCAGCAGACCAGTCCGTACAGATCTACGTGACCCCGCCGACCAGCGACATGAACCACTTCAACGGCAAGTCCGTTGCAGGCGACGGCATCCTGTCGGGTGGCAGCGACATCATCACCTTCACCGGCCTGGCTGCTGGTTACTACATGATTGACGTCAGCATCAGCGGTCAGAACCTGAGCTGGTCGGCACAGTCGAACCTGAACGGCGTTCCTGGCGAACTGACCTCGGCTGGCAAAGGCCGTTACGCTTTCTTCAGCTCGAGCCCAGCGTCGTCGTTCACCCTGAACCTGTTCGGTACCGCCATGACCGGCGCTACCTACAGCGGTGACGTGACCGTGACCGCCGTTCCAGAAGCCGAAACCTACGCAATGATGCTGGGCGGCCTGGGCCTGCTGGGCTTCATGGCTCGTCGTCGCAAAGCTAAAAACGCTGCTTAA
- a CDS encoding NF038129 family PEP-CTERM protein, giving the protein MIVKFPVASLRRALLALALGACASLASAASTFHVELDTSSFSPSGWIDMQFNPGDPSSPWAQVSLSGFTGFGDSSTAQLTGNASGSLAGGYTFGNNDAGGLNGLFHEVDFGGKIGFNITFSGAADPGAGFGSAFSVALYNQAQDALLGTNDPSGSLVLLNWTPAGTVVPTMLNNTIGTSVSAVSAVPEAQTWLMMGAGLALLGGMARRRKV; this is encoded by the coding sequence ATGATCGTCAAATTCCCCGTAGCATCCCTGCGCCGCGCGCTGTTGGCCCTGGCCCTGGGCGCCTGCGCCAGCCTGGCGTCGGCCGCCTCGACCTTCCACGTCGAACTCGACACGTCGTCGTTCTCGCCCTCTGGCTGGATCGACATGCAATTCAATCCGGGCGATCCGTCGAGCCCGTGGGCGCAGGTGTCGTTGAGTGGTTTCACCGGCTTCGGCGATTCGAGCACGGCGCAGCTGACCGGCAACGCCAGCGGTTCGCTGGCCGGCGGCTACACCTTTGGTAACAACGACGCGGGCGGCTTGAACGGCCTGTTCCACGAGGTCGACTTCGGCGGCAAGATCGGTTTCAATATCACCTTCAGTGGCGCGGCCGACCCGGGCGCCGGTTTCGGCTCGGCTTTCTCGGTGGCCTTGTACAACCAGGCGCAGGACGCGCTGCTGGGCACGAACGATCCGAGCGGCTCGCTGGTGTTGCTGAACTGGACGCCGGCCGGCACCGTGGTGCCGACCATGCTCAACAACACGATCGGCACCAGCGTCAGCGCGGTGAGCGCCGTGCCGGAAGCGCAGACGTGGTTGATGATGGGCGCCGGCTTGGCGTTGCTGGGCGGGATGGCGCGCCGCCGCAAGGTGTAA